Proteins encoded by one window of Chryseobacterium aquaeductus:
- a CDS encoding quinone-dependent dihydroorotate dehydrogenase, producing the protein MYKSLIRPILFKFDPEEVHHFTFSMLKNFGFLTKLFLPKPIVDKRLEREVFGLKFKNPVGLAAGFDKNAVLFNELGDLGFGFVEIGTVTPKAQAGNPKKRLFRLIEDGGIINRMGFNNDGLEATIEKLKGNKGKIIIGGNIGKNTNTTPENYTQDYLDCFEGLHPHVDYFVLNVSCPNVGSHAKLEDVEYLRELITEVKKINQTKPTQKPILLKIAPDLNNQQLDEIIELIADTKIDGIVVSNTSANREGLKTSHEVLAEIGNGGLSGKPIRERSTKMIKYLSDKSNRAFPIIGVGGIHSAKDAIEKLDAGASLVQLYTGFIYEGPQLINDINQELLTRASRISR; encoded by the coding sequence ATGTACAAATCGCTTATCCGTCCAATTCTTTTCAAATTTGATCCTGAAGAAGTTCATCACTTTACTTTTTCGATGCTTAAAAATTTTGGATTTCTTACCAAATTATTTTTACCAAAACCAATTGTAGATAAACGTCTTGAAAGAGAAGTTTTCGGATTGAAATTTAAAAATCCGGTTGGTTTAGCAGCTGGTTTTGACAAAAATGCAGTATTATTTAATGAATTAGGTGACTTAGGATTCGGATTTGTAGAAATCGGAACGGTAACTCCAAAAGCACAGGCGGGAAATCCTAAAAAAAGATTGTTCCGCTTAATCGAAGATGGCGGAATTATCAACAGAATGGGTTTCAATAATGACGGACTCGAAGCGACGATTGAAAAACTAAAAGGCAACAAAGGGAAAATCATCATCGGTGGAAACATCGGAAAAAACACCAATACAACGCCAGAAAATTACACACAGGATTATCTTGACTGTTTTGAAGGTCTGCATCCTCATGTAGATTATTTTGTTTTGAATGTAAGCTGTCCAAACGTTGGTAGCCACGCAAAACTGGAAGATGTAGAATATCTGAGAGAATTGATTACTGAAGTAAAGAAAATCAATCAAACAAAGCCAACTCAAAAACCAATTTTACTGAAAATAGCACCCGATTTGAACAATCAGCAGCTTGATGAAATTATTGAGTTAATTGCGGATACAAAAATCGACGGCATTGTCGTTTCAAATACGTCAGCCAACCGAGAAGGTCTGAAAACATCTCATGAAGTTTTAGCCGAAATTGGGAACGGTGGTTTGAGCGGAAAACCGATTCGTGAGCGAAGTACAAAAATGATCAAATATCTTTCTGATAAAAGCAACAGAGCTTTTCCGATCATCGGAGTTGGCGGAATTCATTCTGCAAAAGATGCCATCGAAAAACTAGATGCGGGAGCAAGTTTGGTTCAATTGTATACCGGTTTTATTTATGAAGGTCCACAATTGATCAATGATATTAATCAGGAACTTTTGACAAGAGCGAGTAGAATTTCAAGGTAA
- a CDS encoding DUF445 domain-containing protein codes for MNDKLKRKQLNKYKAFATGLFVLMAVIFVVTTILQKTNESHWVGYVRAFSEAAMVGALADWFAVTALFRHPLGIPIPHTNLIENSKEKLGDNLGSFVVSNFLSPKTIRPYIQKIKISNFVGEWLSKERNQEVLIKNLSDIVLDILNKLDDSEVSQFISKKVSEMTDDIQLNKILGNGIIYLLDKNDHQKIVTNLSKQIKEYLIENDSMIQERVKKGSYSFIPSFVDNKIAEKIASGLSDFFREVEEDTNHEIRGLITKKIYDFSNDLKEDPKWNDEFKSIKNDFLKTDKLDEYSNDIWVSIKKTLGTELQEEQSSLKKYLSKNLNEFSQNLKTDEKLQNKIDNWVRVTAYKYILKNTHQAGNLISSTVGNWQGKELSEKLELEVGKDLQFIRVNGTLVGGLVGLIIYTISHFFL; via the coding sequence ATGAATGACAAACTAAAAAGAAAACAACTCAACAAATACAAGGCTTTTGCGACAGGACTTTTTGTTTTGATGGCGGTTATTTTTGTTGTGACAACCATTCTTCAGAAAACGAACGAATCTCATTGGGTTGGCTATGTAAGAGCTTTTTCCGAAGCTGCAATGGTGGGAGCTTTGGCAGATTGGTTTGCTGTGACCGCCTTGTTTCGTCATCCTTTAGGAATCCCAATTCCACACACGAATCTTATTGAAAACAGTAAAGAAAAACTGGGTGATAATCTTGGAAGTTTTGTGGTTTCAAATTTTCTTTCGCCTAAGACGATACGTCCATATATTCAGAAGATAAAAATCTCAAATTTTGTTGGCGAATGGCTTTCAAAAGAAAGAAATCAGGAAGTTTTAATTAAAAATCTGTCAGATATTGTTTTGGATATTTTAAATAAATTGGATGATTCTGAAGTGAGCCAATTTATAAGCAAGAAGGTTAGCGAAATGACGGATGATATTCAACTGAATAAAATTCTTGGAAACGGAATCATTTATCTTTTAGACAAAAATGACCATCAGAAAATAGTTACCAACCTTTCGAAACAGATCAAAGAATATCTTATCGAAAATGATTCTATGATTCAGGAAAGGGTAAAAAAAGGAAGTTATTCTTTTATTCCTTCATTTGTAGATAATAAAATTGCGGAGAAAATTGCAAGTGGACTTTCAGATTTCTTCCGTGAAGTCGAGGAAGATACCAATCACGAAATCAGAGGTTTAATCACAAAAAAGATTTACGATTTTTCTAATGATTTAAAGGAAGATCCGAAGTGGAATGATGAATTTAAGTCTATTAAAAATGACTTTCTAAAAACCGATAAGCTAGATGAATATTCAAATGATATCTGGGTTTCTATTAAAAAAACGTTAGGTACAGAACTTCAGGAAGAACAATCGTCTTTGAAAAAATATCTTTCAAAAAATCTGAATGAGTTTTCTCAAAATTTAAAAACCGACGAAAAACTACAGAATAAAATTGATAATTGGGTAAGAGTTACTGCTTACAAATACATTCTTAAAAACACCCATCAAGCCGGAAACCTCATCAGTTCAACCGTCGGAAACTGGCAAGGGAAAGAATTGAGCGAAAAGCTTGAATTAGAGGTTGGTAAAGACTTACAATTCATCCGTGTGAACGGAACCTTGGTTGGTGGATTGGTTGGATTGATTATTTATACGATTTCGCATTTTTTTCTTTAA
- a CDS encoding pseudouridine synthase, with translation MLEILYRDEHLIAINKPSGLLVHKSFYSGEADTYAIQELRNQIGQKVYPVHRLDRKTSGVLLFTLDKETLKIISAQFASREVEKKYIAILRGWTKDEETIDYDLVNEDEIKQNAITYYHRLQTSEIDLPFLKHQTSRYCLVEAIPETGRFHQLRKHFKHILHPILGCRKHGCNKQNKLWLQTFGINKMTLHAHQLVFNHPISNERIMVNATIDEEFKRIGDILNFDLSLYS, from the coding sequence ATGTTAGAAATTCTTTATCGTGACGAACATCTGATTGCCATCAATAAACCAAGTGGATTATTGGTTCATAAATCTTTTTATTCCGGAGAAGCAGATACATACGCAATCCAGGAATTGAGAAATCAGATTGGGCAAAAAGTTTATCCTGTACATCGTTTAGATAGAAAGACTTCCGGCGTTTTGCTGTTTACTTTAGATAAAGAAACTTTGAAAATCATCAGCGCTCAGTTTGCATCACGAGAAGTTGAAAAGAAATACATTGCGATTCTTCGTGGCTGGACGAAAGACGAAGAAACAATTGATTATGATTTAGTAAATGAAGACGAAATAAAACAGAATGCAATCACTTATTATCATCGTCTCCAGACTTCGGAAATAGATCTACCTTTTTTAAAACATCAGACTTCGAGATATTGTTTGGTAGAAGCGATTCCTGAAACGGGAAGATTTCATCAGCTGAGAAAACATTTTAAACATATTTTGCATCCGATTTTGGGCTGTCGCAAACATGGTTGCAATAAACAAAACAAGTTATGGCTTCAAACATTTGGTATCAACAAAATGACGCTTCACGCCCATCAATTGGTTTTTAATCATCCGATTTCCAACGAAAGAATTATGGTAAACGCTACTATAGATGAAGAGTTTAAAAGAATAGGGGATATTTTAAATTTTGATTTGAGTTTATACAGTTAA